CACTGTGACGCCTGACAGTGGAAAGACCGCGACTGTTTCAAAAGTTGTTGAGCTGGGTTCCGGAAGCGTTCATCTAGTGTTTACAAGGGCAGTGAGGATTCTTATCCCCGGTGAGGCAGGAAAATACGCCGGATATTACAGGGACGGGACATTTACGAAAATTACTGCCACCTGCGCAAATGATTCACAGGACTCTGGCGACGCGCTTGCCTATGGAAGTGACTGCAAAATTGACTCTGGAAATGACCTTGTGGTCTGGACAAAGCACTTTACGAGTTTCGTCACATACACTCAGGCAGACTTGCCGGGAAGTCCATCGAGCGGCCCAAGAAGTTCTTCTGTAACCGGTACGAGTAGTGGGTACTGGTATGGAACCCACACAGTCTCTAAAGAGAGTATGGCTGCCGGTTACACGACAATTCTTCGTTACCGGCACCGGCTTAAGCTGAATATCTCTGATGAAGTGCATTATGTTGGGGTTGTGAACACAACAACTGAGATGGCAATTTTGAATGTTTCAAGTGACCCGATCCAAGTGATTTTGCCCATTGGCGATGATGCAAAGATTGACCTTGATGGCGATTATTACTATGACCTTTACATAAAGCTTAACGGGATAGAAGCGACGACTACAAATATTACCCTTAAGGAAATCCACGAGTACTTTGGCGCTTCCGGTGGGACTGTTGCAAACACAACTCCGCAGGTACAGCCAGAGGAGAAGCCGCCAATTTATGGAGGTCCGAAGGTCGATTCTTGCAGGTCAGGTGCGCACAGATGCATTGATAGTGAGTTTCAGGAATGCCGGGCGGGCACTTGGGTGACAGTAGAGCTTTGCATTGGTGGATGTGATTCTTCGGGCAATGGCTGCGTTTCTGTCAACAGAGCGCCGGAAAGCCAGCCTGCCTGGGGAGCTTTCGCACTTGTGTTGCTGCTTCTTGCAGTTGCACTAGTGCTGGTGATTTCAAAGCGCCCAAAGGTTTCGGAGAAGCATACTGAGCACCACCCACAGATAACCCATTCAAAGTTTGTAGATGTGCAGGGCAGGATAGCAAAGCTTGAGAGCAAGGGACATAATGTTTCCCGGATGAATGGTATTCTTGAGGAAATTCGCCAGGACATTTCTTCAGGTCTTCACTATATTGCTGAAGGGCGCCTGGAGATTCTTTCAAGGGAAGTTGAGTTCCTTGAGGGTCTTTAAGCAGCAAGCATGTGTGTGGATAATATTATGCAAATCATGGGTCGGCCGGGTGTTGTTTGGGCATTTACAGGTTTTGTTTTTTTGAATATGTTTTTGGCCCTTTCAGTAATCTCTCTGCAATTTAAACAGATGCAGGCAGTATCTGCTCTGGGGGTGAGTTACTCCGGGTTTATTTCCACAACCCCCTTATAGTTGCATCTCTTGCCCTTGGCGGGATTATGCTTATAACAACTCTTATAATGGCCTATAAGCTTTTCATGCTCAGAAATCTGTGTTAATCTGGATATACGCCTCGTTTGGTCTTTCTGCATCAGTTAATCTTTTGATTGGGAGTTATCTTTTGGCACTGCTTTCGTTAGTTTTCGGGTGGGCAATGCCAGACTAAGTTAAAAACAAGAAGATTGACGGAAATTTGGTGTTTCAATAGCCGACTCACCAAGCCGCTTTTTTAGTGTGGATTCTTGCATTAATCTTTCTCGTACAGAATCATTAATCAGATTCAGAATACTTAAAAGAACTATTATAATGAACCTTCCTGAGAAGCAGTGCCTCCTTGTAATAGATATGCAAAGGGACTTTTTGGCAAGTGATGGCTATTATGTAAAGTCCGGGAAGGATATAGGCCCGATGCTTAAAGCAAAAGAAAATATTGAGGCACAGATACATGAGAGCCAGGGAAAAATGCTGGTCGTATATGTGGTTTCACAATACTTTCTGGGACAATTTGGAGAAGGGAAATCCATATGTGTTAAGGGCACGAAGGGCTCAAAACTTGTGATAGATAAAAAGTTTGCTGATGCTGTGATTGTAAAACAAGGTTACAGCGCTTTTTCAAACCCCTCTCTTTTGGCCCTTCTCAAGAAACATAGTATAACGACGCTAACTATTGTGGGTTTGACTACCGAAAACTGCATTAGATCTACCGCTCTTGATGCCTTGGGCCTAGGTTTTAGGGTGATCGTGCCTGAAGAGTGCGTGGCAACCAACAGGGAACGAACAGCTCTTCATGAGGCAGCTCTTAAGGAGATAGAGCAGAGGATTCAAGGGAAAGATGTTGCAAGTAGGTCTGTTGCTAGAAGTAGATGAGTGGTTTGGATTATTCTTTAGAATATCGAGAAGTTTGCAAGCACGGTGAATTTCACGAAGTAGAAAAGCGCAAGGTTCATTGTGAGCAGAATGGGTATGTAACGGATTCCAGCAAACTCCTTTCCTTCGGAGATGAGTCCTATCAGGATTGCCCCGAACAGGGAAGAAACACACATAAGCCCTATCTGGTAGTATAGCAGGAATTCTTTGGTTATGAGTAGGCCTGTGAAACTAAGGGATATGCCTCCTGCATTTAGGCTTTCGCTTGGAAGAATCGAGCCCAAACCTATGAGGGTTTCTACTAAAAACAGGGATGCCGAGAAAAGGATAGGCGCGCCTATGCCTATAGCGAGCATGATGAACATTGAGTAAGAGGCGACTTGGGCCTTTATGTCTTTTTTCAGCATCATGGTGCTTTTCATGTCGTCTGCAAGCCCGTCGAGAAGAGAGGAGAGGTTAGCGCCCCTGCCAATTCCTTCAGCAATCAGGTTTACGGTTTTTCTTAAGAGGTCGGAATCTATCTTCTCTGGAATCTTCATGAATGCGTGCTTTATCTGGCTTCCAAGCATCATGGCCTTTCCAGCTTCTTTTATCTGCAGGCTTAGCGGCCCAAATTCTGGGCGCGCGCTGTCAATGAACGCCTTTTCAGGGATAATTCCTGCTCTGAGGTTTGAAGCAATAAGCCGGAGTGCGTCTGGAAGCATTTCTTCGGCAATAGCAGCCCTCTTTTTTGAGAGTGATACGAGGGAATAGTGCATTACTCCTTCAGCCAGAAAGGCCAGCCCGATTGTGATAAGGAAATATTTTGGGCCAAGCAGAAAGTATGCGACAATTCCCAGGAGAGAGAGTGCCAAAAATATGCCGCTGGCCAGTTGTATAAACTTTTCCAATTCTAGGTCAAGCCCGCTGGTTTTAAGATATCTCCCCATCCTAGTCTGGTATGTCATTCTACTTTTGGCCTCTTGGATTTTATTATTCCAATAAACATGAACTGAAAGATTGTCACCACTGCCATCAGGAGCATAAGTATCCCCTGGGAGACGGGAAACTTGGAGAAAAAGGAGAGTATGATGAGAAAGCACACACCGATTGAGGGAAGGATTATGGCAAATATCATATATACAAGCGCAAGAGAGTTAAGCTGGGCGCCATACATCCGGATGGCAGTTCTTTGCTCCATCGAAAATTCTTTTACTAGTTCTTCAATAGTATCCCCCACATCATAGCCCGCCTGCATGGAGTTGGTAATCTGCCACATTGCACGCCGGAAATTCGTTGAGGGATTTTTAATCATTACCTCTTCCATTGCCTTATTTTCAGGAACCCCCATTGAAATCATTTTTGTCATCTTTTTGAATTCTTCGGAAAGGGCGCCATAATTAGACCTCCCAACAGATAGCAACGCTTCATAAAGTGAGATTCCTGACCTTATCTCTACCAAAAGATGCCTTAGCGCAAAGAGGAGGTTTTTCTCAAGGTTTGCGGTCCTCTTTGATATTATGAGCCGCGGGTAGGACATGCCATAAAAGAAGGTAATTCCAAAACCCGCCAATGGGATGATTATGAGGAACATCAGGAGCCCGGGATTTCTGAAAATCACGTAAATGACAGTCATTATGGCGAGCATTAGTGTGGAGAAAAATGTTGAAGCCATGACAAGCCTTCCAAGATACATCTCTGGCGCTAACTTTATCTCGGCATGCTTAAGATTTACTTCCAGCCCTGGAAAAAAGCCGATTAGCTTTTTACCTAGCGTTTTGTAGCTCATATTTTCTTGAGAATGTCTTCAGGATTTTTCATATATCCAGAGGTAATCTTGCCTACTTCATTGACGTTTCGGATGTTTTTCTTTAGCATGTACTCCAGCACCCTTTCCCTTTTTTTAAGGTCTTCCTGTATTTCCTGGCGGGAGAGGCCCAGGAGCATTTCCATTTTTCCAATTGCTTTTTTGCTTTCATGGTATGGCGCCAATGTATCTGTGGCGGCATCCCATTTATACAAAGTATTTATCTTTTCGGTTCCGACATCCCGTCCGTACTGTGGCAGTACTTCTGCGATTTCGTAAACCCTTCTTATTCCTTTTCTGCGGTCACGAAACATCACTACAAACAGGT
This genomic interval from Candidatus Aenigmatarchaeota archaeon contains the following:
- a CDS encoding type II secretion system F family protein, whose translation is MSYKTLGKKLIGFFPGLEVNLKHAEIKLAPEMYLGRLVMASTFFSTLMLAIMTVIYVIFRNPGLLMFLIIIPLAGFGITFFYGMSYPRLIISKRTANLEKNLLFALRHLLVEIRSGISLYEALLSVGRSNYGALSEEFKKMTKMISMGVPENKAMEEVMIKNPSTNFRRAMWQITNSMQAGYDVGDTIEELVKEFSMEQRTAIRMYGAQLNSLALVYMIFAIILPSIGVCFLIILSFFSKFPVSQGILMLLMAVVTIFQFMFIGIIKSKRPKVE
- a CDS encoding type II secretion system F family protein — protein: MTYQTRMGRYLKTSGLDLELEKFIQLASGIFLALSLLGIVAYFLLGPKYFLITIGLAFLAEGVMHYSLVSLSKKRAAIAEEMLPDALRLIASNLRAGIIPEKAFIDSARPEFGPLSLQIKEAGKAMMLGSQIKHAFMKIPEKIDSDLLRKTVNLIAEGIGRGANLSSLLDGLADDMKSTMMLKKDIKAQVASYSMFIMLAIGIGAPILFSASLFLVETLIGLGSILPSESLNAGGISLSFTGLLITKEFLLYYQIGLMCVSSLFGAILIGLISEGKEFAGIRYIPILLTMNLALFYFVKFTVLANFSIF
- a CDS encoding cysteine hydrolase; its protein translation is MNLPEKQCLLVIDMQRDFLASDGYYVKSGKDIGPMLKAKENIEAQIHESQGKMLVVYVVSQYFLGQFGEGKSICVKGTKGSKLVIDKKFADAVIVKQGYSAFSNPSLLALLKKHSITTLTIVGLTTENCIRSTALDALGLGFRVIVPEECVATNRERTALHEAALKEIEQRIQGKDVASRSVARSR